The following coding sequences are from one Pseudomonas mendocina window:
- the holA gene encoding DNA polymerase III subunit delta has translation MKLAPAQLGKHLQGQLAPVYAISGDEPLLCQETADAIRQACRQQGFGERQVFNAEANFDWGNLLQAGASLSLFAEKRLLELRLPSGKPGDKGTAALLEYLSRPPEDTVLLLSLPKLDGSTQKSKWAKALIDGQVCQFIQIWPVDANQLPQWIRQRLAQAGLNASADAVEMIAARVEGNLLAAAQEVEKLKLLAEGNQIDAETVQASVADSARFDVFGLIDCTLGGDAAHALRMLEGLRGEGVETPVILWALAREIRLLAGIAHQQSQGIPLDKAFASARPPVWDKRRPLLSKALQRHSSRRWGQLLQQAQLIDAQIKGQAAGNPWSELALLTLQLAGQRLRLA, from the coding sequence ATGAAGCTTGCCCCCGCGCAACTCGGCAAACATCTGCAAGGCCAGCTCGCTCCGGTCTACGCCATCAGTGGTGATGAACCGTTACTGTGCCAGGAAACTGCCGACGCCATACGTCAGGCCTGCCGTCAGCAGGGTTTCGGCGAACGCCAGGTATTCAATGCCGAAGCCAACTTCGATTGGGGCAACCTGCTGCAGGCCGGCGCCAGCCTGTCGCTATTCGCCGAAAAACGCCTGCTGGAGTTGCGCCTGCCTTCCGGCAAGCCTGGCGACAAGGGCACAGCAGCCCTGCTCGAATATCTCTCCCGCCCCCCAGAAGACACGGTTCTGCTGCTGAGCCTGCCCAAGCTCGATGGCAGCACGCAGAAGTCAAAATGGGCCAAGGCGCTGATCGACGGCCAGGTCTGCCAGTTCATCCAGATCTGGCCAGTGGATGCCAACCAATTACCGCAGTGGATTCGCCAACGCCTCGCTCAGGCGGGCCTGAATGCCAGCGCTGATGCCGTGGAGATGATCGCCGCACGCGTGGAAGGCAACCTGCTGGCTGCCGCCCAGGAAGTGGAAAAGCTCAAACTGCTGGCCGAAGGCAACCAGATCGACGCTGAAACCGTGCAGGCCTCAGTCGCTGACAGTGCCCGCTTCGATGTGTTCGGTCTGATCGACTGCACCCTCGGCGGCGATGCGGCGCATGCCCTGCGCATGCTCGAAGGCCTACGCGGCGAAGGCGTGGAAACCCCGGTGATCCTTTGGGCGCTGGCACGCGAGATTCGCCTACTGGCCGGTATCGCCCATCAACAGAGTCAGGGCATCCCATTGGACAAAGCCTTCGCCAGTGCTCGCCCTCCCGTATGGGATAAACGTCGCCCGCTTCTCTCCAAAGCCCTGCAACGGCATAGCAGCAGACGCTGGGGCCAACTGCTGCAACAGGCACAACTGATCGACGCCCAGATCAAAGGCCAGGCGGCAGGCAATCCCTGGAGTGAGCTGGCCTTGCTGACGCTACAACTGGCAGGTCAACGTCTGCGCCTCGCGTAA
- the lptE gene encoding LPS assembly lipoprotein LptE, whose protein sequence is MMKRNLLVIGLAALLSACGFQLRGTGDVQFAIKELNVTARDAYGDTVQELREVLSRNDVRVYAGAPYKLVISREIENRRSASYSSGARTAEYELTMALEYEIRGARDLLLTSNKVEVQNHYQQDDNNLAGSDQEAAQLRRELRRELIQQLSLNLQQITPEQLDQLQQTAEARAKAEAEALEAARRARESQVAPQQSPIELPIQ, encoded by the coding sequence ATGATGAAACGGAATCTGCTGGTGATCGGCCTGGCCGCCCTGCTCAGCGCATGCGGCTTCCAGCTGCGTGGCACCGGCGATGTACAGTTCGCCATCAAGGAACTCAACGTAACCGCACGCGATGCCTATGGCGATACCGTGCAGGAGCTGCGTGAGGTGCTGAGTCGCAACGACGTTCGCGTGTATGCCGGTGCGCCCTACAAGCTGGTGATCAGCCGCGAAATCGAGAATCGTCGCAGCGCCAGCTACAGCAGCGGCGCCCGTACCGCCGAGTACGAACTGACCATGGCTCTGGAATATGAGATCCGTGGCGCTCGGGATCTGCTGCTGACCAGCAACAAGGTCGAAGTGCAGAACCACTACCAGCAGGACGACAACAACCTGGCCGGCTCGGATCAGGAAGCAGCCCAACTGCGTCGCGAACTGCGCCGCGAGCTGATCCAGCAACTGTCGCTCAACCTGCAGCAGATCACTCCAGAACAACTGGATCAGCTGCAACAGACCGCTGAAGCCCGTGCCAAGGCGGAAGCCGAAGCACTGGAAGCGGCTCGCCGCGCGCGCGAGAGCCAGGTCGCGCCACAACAATCGCCCATCGAACTGCCGATCCAGTAA